The proteins below are encoded in one region of Ephemeroptericola cinctiostellae:
- a CDS encoding TIGR01244 family sulfur transferase has protein sequence MSLPVTQHNDDFATAPQIQVDHVPSIAQNGFKTIINHRPDGEAGLAQPLNMDLAKAAEAAGVHYHYLPVIRGQYTQEQIEHMAHLLEHSPKPIFSFCGSGMRASELYALAVEYVSKT, from the coding sequence ATGTCATTACCCGTCACCCAACACAACGACGACTTCGCCACAGCCCCTCAAATTCAAGTTGATCACGTGCCCAGCATTGCCCAAAACGGTTTCAAAACCATCATTAATCATCGCCCCGATGGTGAAGCGGGTTTGGCTCAACCGTTGAACATGGATCTGGCCAAAGCAGCGGAAGCCGCTGGCGTGCATTACCATTATTTGCCCGTCATTCGCGGCCAATACACGCAGGAGCAGATTGAACACATGGCACATTTGCTCGAACACTCTCCCAAACCCATTTTTAGCTTTTGCGGTTCAGGCATGCGCGCATCCGAACTGTATGCTTTGGCCGTTGAGTACGTAAGCAAAACATAA